The Algoriphagus sp. TR-M9 genome has a window encoding:
- a CDS encoding biopolymer transporter Tol, whose product MRNHLFRIFLFAGLWLNSFFVLAQFDQERFGKNRIQHQQFDWYYFSSNNFEVYYYDRGGANAKMAIDYLESEFDRLTQMIGYVAYTKPKIYIYNSPEERLQSNINLNKEEYNEEGQTNFNRLIAEVAYKGDVAKFKEDLIYGTSKVIIEEMLYGSSVADAFQSNLVNSFPEWYLDGIALYLAKGWSMEMDDFVRTYLKEEDNPKLLKLKEKEAALVGQSVWNYIAERYGRRYVSSILNLSRINRHEENSIANTVGQNYKTFLEEWRKFYMDVNQQVSSSFQEPNLDAAIAETNPRHIGVINDVKFSPDGLNLAYVINNGGRYKVQVRDLSSGSEQTILAGGSALQDQIPNYSSPVIAWRDSANVAIATFKRGFTTLRLRSIDGSEQDKIFLRNITQILSLDFNSTGKNMVLSAISNGKSDIYTLNTRGAGRRLTNDSFDELTPVFLNDSTIIYSSNFKEIPDSLAGKNLQLDNLPDYYNLYMVQVTDTVVTTQLTNANSRNLRPRRVNSNSVVYLSDLSGINNMMRLNIGNQVSNQISAFSHSIEAFDVSSRMNKVAYAVREGRESYLIVEGFSNADRFTPSTPRIQLQQAKSLNERIAARRLLEEREAREKLVNPEPEEVPQQQILVDSTAKKSTSSIDLQRLSFSAKNGINTDNYTFDTIPGNLLKGNETAAESKGNLLEAYRKQSLRKRVTGPRQMEPQFFINNINTRFVVDPLRGFGIGLTGKMTDLLDNHSFYGGVMTTLDFRSGGDIFFEYEYLKSRVDFKARFDRKTIQITEGDVTFQRYVLTKVETGFSYPLNPNARFTLAPFVAKSQYFNLNSDSLIMGMDPDQNRFDVNYLGGKAEFVYDRTEALGLYSQAGFKGKIGYVQYQSFQHKDRSFGNFYLDLREYRRIHKNIVLAARLYAGSFLGNNPQTYLVGGMDNWLFNEFYRPPSNRPEASPIRNPTGVENSNILFADFVDLRGYDYDEIRGRNVVTFTTELRIPVFSYLTRGNITSNFIRNFQLVGFYDIGSAWNDSAPWERVNDQNTEVINTDGSPFVITLNNFNNPWLQSYGAGLRTVLLNYYVKFDVARPIRNYEAEDLKYYVTLGFNF is encoded by the coding sequence ATGCGAAATCACCTATTCAGAATTTTCTTATTTGCTGGGTTATGGTTGAATTCATTTTTTGTCCTTGCTCAGTTTGATCAGGAGCGATTTGGTAAAAACAGGATTCAGCACCAGCAGTTTGATTGGTATTACTTCTCGTCCAATAACTTTGAGGTTTATTATTATGACCGAGGGGGAGCCAATGCCAAAATGGCCATTGATTACCTGGAGAGTGAATTTGATAGGCTGACCCAAATGATAGGTTATGTGGCATATACCAAGCCAAAAATCTACATTTATAACAGCCCGGAGGAAAGGCTTCAGAGTAATATAAATCTGAACAAAGAAGAGTATAACGAAGAAGGGCAGACCAATTTTAATCGGCTAATAGCAGAAGTTGCGTATAAGGGGGATGTGGCCAAGTTTAAGGAAGACTTGATCTACGGGACCTCTAAAGTGATCATTGAGGAGATGCTCTATGGCTCATCTGTGGCAGATGCTTTTCAGTCCAATTTGGTGAATAGCTTTCCGGAATGGTATCTGGATGGAATAGCGCTTTATTTGGCCAAAGGCTGGAGTATGGAGATGGACGATTTTGTCAGAACCTATCTCAAAGAAGAGGACAATCCCAAGCTTTTGAAGTTAAAGGAAAAGGAAGCAGCATTGGTAGGGCAATCGGTATGGAATTACATTGCCGAAAGATATGGAAGACGCTACGTGTCCAGTATCCTAAACCTATCGAGGATTAACAGACATGAGGAAAACAGTATTGCTAATACCGTAGGCCAGAACTATAAGACATTTTTAGAAGAGTGGAGAAAGTTTTACATGGATGTAAATCAGCAGGTTTCCTCTTCTTTTCAAGAACCGAATTTGGATGCAGCCATTGCTGAAACCAACCCAAGACACATAGGAGTGATCAATGACGTAAAGTTTAGCCCAGATGGGTTAAATCTAGCCTATGTCATCAACAATGGGGGACGGTATAAGGTGCAAGTCAGAGACCTCAGTTCCGGGTCTGAGCAAACCATCCTGGCAGGAGGTTCCGCTTTACAGGATCAGATTCCAAATTATAGTTCCCCGGTAATCGCGTGGAGAGATTCTGCCAATGTAGCTATAGCTACTTTCAAGCGAGGCTTTACCACACTTCGCCTGCGGTCCATAGATGGATCGGAGCAGGATAAGATTTTCCTTCGTAACATTACTCAGATATTGAGTTTGGACTTTAACAGCACAGGTAAAAACATGGTGCTTTCAGCCATTTCAAATGGAAAATCTGATATATATACCTTAAATACTCGTGGGGCTGGAAGAAGACTTACCAATGATTCCTTTGATGAATTGACACCGGTATTCTTAAATGACTCTACGATCATTTATTCGTCCAATTTCAAAGAAATACCTGATTCTTTGGCAGGGAAAAATCTCCAATTAGATAACCTGCCTGACTATTATAACCTCTACATGGTGCAGGTGACCGATACAGTGGTGACCACACAACTCACGAATGCAAATAGCCGAAACCTACGTCCTCGTCGTGTCAATAGTAACTCTGTGGTCTATTTGAGTGACCTAAGTGGGATTAACAATATGATGAGACTTAACATTGGGAATCAGGTGTCCAATCAGATTTCTGCCTTCAGTCATAGTATTGAGGCATTTGATGTGAGCAGTAGGATGAATAAAGTCGCCTATGCCGTCCGTGAGGGCAGAGAGTCCTATCTGATAGTGGAAGGCTTTTCAAATGCGGATCGGTTCACCCCGAGTACGCCTAGAATTCAATTGCAACAAGCTAAGTCCCTCAATGAAAGGATAGCTGCCCGCCGGCTTTTGGAGGAGCGTGAAGCTCGTGAAAAACTGGTGAATCCAGAACCAGAGGAGGTTCCGCAGCAGCAAATTCTGGTAGACAGCACGGCCAAAAAATCCACTTCCTCAATTGATTTGCAGCGCTTAAGTTTTTCTGCAAAAAATGGAATCAATACGGATAATTATACTTTTGACACCATCCCTGGTAACCTGCTGAAAGGAAATGAAACAGCGGCTGAGTCCAAGGGTAATTTGCTAGAGGCCTACAGGAAGCAGAGTTTGCGTAAACGTGTCACTGGGCCGAGGCAGATGGAACCACAGTTTTTTATTAACAATATCAATACGCGATTTGTAGTAGACCCATTAAGAGGTTTTGGAATAGGCCTGACCGGCAAAATGACTGATTTGCTGGATAATCATTCATTCTATGGTGGCGTGATGACTACCTTGGATTTTCGCTCAGGTGGAGATATATTTTTCGAATATGAATACTTAAAAAGCAGAGTTGATTTCAAAGCCAGGTTTGATCGCAAAACCATTCAAATTACCGAAGGAGATGTTACCTTCCAACGTTATGTGCTGACCAAAGTGGAAACCGGCTTTTCGTACCCGCTCAATCCTAATGCAAGATTTACATTGGCCCCCTTTGTGGCAAAATCCCAATATTTCAACCTAAACTCAGATTCTTTGATCATGGGCATGGATCCTGACCAGAATAGGTTTGATGTGAATTATTTAGGTGGTAAAGCAGAGTTTGTTTATGATAGGACAGAAGCTTTAGGCTTGTATTCCCAGGCAGGTTTCAAAGGTAAAATCGGTTACGTACAGTATCAGTCTTTTCAGCACAAAGACCGTTCTTTCGGTAATTTTTACCTGGATTTGAGAGAATATAGAAGAATTCATAAAAATATAGTTTTGGCGGCCAGACTCTATGCAGGATCGTTTTTGGGGAATAATCCTCAGACCTATCTCGTAGGCGGAATGGATAATTGGTTGTTCAATGAATTCTACAGACCACCATCCAACCGGCCAGAGGCTTCGCCGATTCGCAATCCAACCGGAGTAGAAAATTCCAATATTCTATTTGCGGACTTTGTGGATTTAAGAGGGTATGATTACGATGAGATTCGAGGTAGAAATGTGGTTACATTTACTACAGAGCTTAGAATCCCTGTTTTCTCCTACCTGACCAGAGGGAATATTACTTCTAACTTTATCAGGAATTTTCAGTTAGTAGGTTTCTATGACATAGGTTCTGCATGGAATGATTCTGCACCATGGGAGCGTGTAAATGACCAGAATACAGAAGTAATCAATACGGATGGCTCACCTTTTGTCATCACACTTAATAACTTCAATAATCCTTGGCTACAGAGTTATGGAGCTGGCCTGAGGACTGTTTTGTTGAATTATTATGTGAAATTTGACGTTGCTAGGCCTATTCGTAACTATGAGGCAGAAGACCTAAAGTACTACGTGACTTTGGGCTTTAATTTCTAA
- a CDS encoding NAD(P)/FAD-dependent oxidoreductase: MEIDFLLIGQGLAGTALAYRLKQAGKKIKIIDQPKANNSSRVAAGLYNPVTGRKMVKTWNADKLFPEIAPFYRELEQVTQGSFLKPQHIYRPFLTIEEQNEWMGHSAEAGFQPYLHRIHTKSQSTKLFDAHGGVMLQNSGWLDINNLLDGMTSYFKEELLQEDFQESLLLHNADRWQYRDYSAKCLVYCNGLGAMKSRFFEFLPFAPVKGEILELRQEFLPDYIVNRGVFRVHLGGGIHRVGSTYSKHDLGEGPTARAKNEILERLTDLVNEPILEMISHKTGIRPATRDRKPFIGKHPTEKSVYIFNGFGAKGVSLIPYYSKQLCQHLINNEAIDPEVDIARYFNYI; encoded by the coding sequence ATGGAAATTGATTTTTTGCTCATTGGACAAGGTCTCGCCGGAACTGCACTTGCCTACCGCCTGAAGCAGGCTGGTAAGAAAATCAAAATTATTGATCAGCCCAAGGCAAACAATTCCAGTAGGGTGGCCGCCGGACTTTACAATCCTGTGACCGGGAGAAAGATGGTAAAAACATGGAATGCCGATAAGCTGTTTCCTGAAATTGCCCCCTTCTATCGTGAGCTTGAGCAGGTGACCCAAGGCAGTTTCTTAAAACCCCAGCATATTTACCGTCCCTTTCTGACCATAGAGGAGCAAAATGAATGGATGGGGCACAGCGCAGAAGCAGGTTTTCAACCGTATTTGCACCGAATCCACACCAAATCCCAGTCCACAAAGCTCTTTGATGCCCATGGGGGAGTGATGCTCCAAAACTCTGGATGGCTAGACATCAACAATCTACTTGATGGTATGACTTCGTACTTTAAGGAGGAGTTGCTCCAGGAGGATTTTCAAGAGAGTTTATTGCTCCATAATGCTGACAGGTGGCAGTACCGGGATTATTCAGCGAAGTGTCTGGTTTATTGCAATGGTTTGGGGGCGATGAAGTCCAGATTCTTTGAATTCTTGCCATTTGCTCCGGTAAAGGGAGAGATTTTAGAATTGAGGCAGGAGTTTTTGCCAGATTACATTGTGAACAGAGGGGTGTTTCGAGTACATTTAGGTGGTGGGATACATCGGGTGGGCTCCACTTATTCCAAGCATGACCTGGGTGAAGGGCCCACAGCTAGGGCAAAAAATGAGATTCTCGAGCGTTTGACCGATTTGGTCAATGAACCTATACTTGAAATGATCAGCCATAAAACTGGTATAAGACCAGCGACCCGTGATAGAAAGCCATTTATTGGAAAACATCCTACCGAGAAGAGCGTTTACATTTTCAATGGTTTTGGAGCCAAAGGAGTTTCGCTAATTCCATATTATAGCAAGCAACTTTGCCAACATTTGATAAATAATGAGGCTATTGATCCAGAAGTGGACATAGCTCGGTATTTTAACTATATTTAA
- a CDS encoding MBL fold metallo-hydrolase has product MLHIKSFTFNPFQENTYLLYDENGEAALFDPGCFEPHEKKELLDYVTEQNLRVTQLFNTHCHIDHVLGNAWAVRTFGVGLQIHPEELPVLKSVDVYAPNYGFVGYESSEPDSFLKEGKSIFIGNEELKTIFVPGHAPGHVVFYHEPTGQCIAGDTLFRGSIGRTDLPGGNHELLLEKIQSELFSLPDQTVIFPGHGPETTIAFEKANNPFVGKNAKL; this is encoded by the coding sequence ATGCTCCACATTAAGTCTTTTACTTTCAATCCCTTTCAGGAAAACACTTATTTGCTCTATGATGAAAATGGCGAAGCCGCTCTTTTTGACCCGGGCTGCTTTGAGCCTCATGAGAAGAAAGAATTACTGGACTATGTGACTGAGCAAAATTTACGCGTCACCCAATTGTTCAATACCCATTGCCATATCGATCATGTTCTGGGCAATGCCTGGGCAGTGAGGACATTTGGGGTAGGACTGCAGATTCACCCGGAGGAACTCCCTGTGCTGAAATCTGTGGATGTCTATGCGCCAAATTATGGCTTTGTAGGCTATGAAAGTTCGGAACCAGATTCATTTTTGAAAGAAGGTAAAAGTATCTTTATCGGGAATGAAGAACTCAAAACAATCTTTGTCCCTGGGCATGCGCCAGGTCATGTGGTGTTTTACCATGAACCTACAGGCCAATGCATCGCGGGCGATACTTTATTCAGAGGAAGCATTGGCAGAACAGATCTTCCTGGTGGAAATCACGAGCTATTGTTAGAGAAAATTCAATCAGAGCTTTTCTCCCTGCCAGACCAAACGGTAATCTTTCCCGGGCATGGACCAGAGACCACCATTGCTTTCGAGAAAGCCAATAATCCATTTGTAGGAAAAAATGCTAAACTGTGA
- the pssA gene encoding CDP-diacylglycerol--serine O-phosphatidyltransferase, translated as MKIKSHIPNAVTLMNALSGVIGIIWVLKGDIQSGAYFIILAAIFDFFDGFAARILKVQSDIGKQLDSLADLISFGVLPGFVIFKICESSTSVPWLPYLTLIIPLFSALRLAKFNLDTRQSDRFIGLPTPANALFMSTLPFLAADWELLASWLHSPFFIIAVAWLFSILLLAELPLIALKFKSYDFAANKFRYLLIGLGVALLAIFGLSGIPILIVSYLVLSVIENRIQPE; from the coding sequence GTGAAAATCAAATCACATATCCCAAACGCCGTCACCTTAATGAACGCACTTTCTGGTGTGATAGGAATCATTTGGGTCTTGAAGGGCGACATTCAGTCCGGTGCATACTTCATCATTCTTGCAGCAATTTTTGATTTTTTTGATGGTTTCGCGGCCAGAATCTTGAAGGTCCAAAGCGATATAGGAAAACAACTGGACTCTTTGGCAGACTTGATTTCTTTTGGGGTTTTGCCGGGCTTTGTCATTTTCAAAATATGCGAAAGCAGCACCTCCGTCCCTTGGTTGCCCTATTTGACCTTGATTATCCCGCTTTTTTCTGCCCTGAGACTAGCCAAATTCAACCTAGACACACGACAATCTGATCGGTTTATAGGCCTACCCACCCCTGCGAATGCATTGTTTATGAGCACGCTGCCATTCTTAGCTGCAGATTGGGAGCTGTTGGCATCCTGGCTCCATTCTCCCTTTTTCATCATCGCCGTAGCTTGGCTATTCTCCATTTTGCTTTTAGCAGAGCTCCCCCTTATCGCGCTGAAATTCAAATCATACGATTTTGCAGCAAATAAATTCCGGTACCTATTGATTGGGTTGGGCGTCGCACTGCTCGCCATATTTGGCTTGTCCGGTATTCCAATCCTTATAGTTTCCTACCTGGTTTTGTCTGTGATAGAAAACAGGATCCAACCAGAATGA